One window of Chloroflexus aggregans DSM 9485 genomic DNA carries:
- a CDS encoding N-acetylmuramoyl-L-alanine amidase — protein sequence MKQMTPVLIIALLTLVACTSVMPQSASDVVMESSVTPSATLVPITPTSAIPTPTATPARVVQVVPPVSDLVAEPVIVMPTATPSVIPTPTPRPPGTPPRVGLQIGHLRSHELPDELAHLRTSSGAYWNGITEAQVNEAIAVQVRDILVAAGVEVDLLPATVPPAYDADAFVAIHADGSAEGARGWKIATPWRTSAASRALLEAVAATYGAITGLPEDRNGVTINMRGYYAFNYRRHTHAIARTTPAIIVETGFLTNAADRSVIVNRPELVARGIAEGILQYLKQRDPNDGAALLPPEWPILYTSTNVRVRAAPSETARMIVEAPADSRVFVFNRDGDWYEAMVRVGDSRYVGWIRADQTRPADTNDTPSSPPTDPPATNP from the coding sequence ATGAAACAGATGACCCCGGTTCTGATTATCGCCCTCTTGACGTTAGTTGCGTGTACGAGTGTCATGCCACAATCAGCAAGCGATGTGGTGATGGAATCTTCGGTGACACCCTCAGCCACATTGGTACCGATCACGCCGACCTCGGCGATACCTACGCCAACTGCTACTCCGGCACGTGTCGTGCAGGTGGTACCGCCGGTTAGCGATCTGGTTGCCGAACCGGTCATTGTAATGCCAACAGCCACCCCAAGCGTGATTCCGACGCCGACACCACGCCCGCCGGGCACGCCACCGCGGGTAGGTTTACAAATTGGGCATTTGCGCTCGCATGAGTTACCTGATGAGTTGGCTCATTTACGTACTTCTTCCGGGGCCTACTGGAATGGCATTACCGAAGCTCAAGTAAACGAAGCAATTGCCGTGCAGGTGCGTGACATCCTGGTTGCCGCCGGCGTAGAAGTTGATCTACTCCCGGCCACAGTACCGCCTGCGTATGACGCCGACGCATTCGTGGCAATTCACGCCGATGGATCGGCAGAAGGAGCAAGAGGTTGGAAAATTGCGACGCCGTGGCGCACTTCGGCGGCAAGTCGCGCATTGCTGGAAGCGGTGGCAGCGACGTATGGTGCGATCACCGGTTTACCGGAAGATCGCAATGGGGTGACGATTAATATGCGTGGCTACTATGCCTTCAATTATCGTCGCCACACTCACGCAATTGCACGCACTACACCGGCAATTATCGTGGAAACCGGTTTTTTGACCAATGCTGCCGACCGATCAGTTATCGTTAACCGGCCTGAGCTGGTCGCACGGGGAATTGCCGAGGGGATTTTGCAATACCTCAAGCAACGTGATCCGAACGATGGTGCGGCACTCTTGCCACCTGAGTGGCCAATTCTGTATACCAGCACCAACGTGAGAGTCCGTGCAGCGCCGAGTGAAACGGCTCGCATGATCGTCGAGGCGCCGGCTGATAGTCGGGTGTTTGTCTTCAATCGTGACGGGGATTGGTATGAGGCGATGGTACGGGTTGGGGATAGTCGGTATGTGGGATGGATACGGGCCGATCAAACACGCCCGGCCGATACCAACGATACTCCATCGTCACCACCTACCGACCCTCCGGCAACGAATCCGTGA
- a CDS encoding LCP family glycopolymer transferase — protein sequence MNCSEARALLAAGIRAGVDSPLQAQLAHHLAECTTCREYAVAGDFELLATLLATPLPDRKPVGRKRGRAVLWVVVALLVGWLGFQTGRVLVAARTIIQNVDAMQLPSSVAQASPIPTAVVPIQPVVARASPLPVPSQVPSLIPTPVASSSPVTVIGVTTLASATPIPLPAIDGRVPVPTLIPTVDVRLPNINAIHILLLGSDRRPGESWATRSDAIMLIRIEPTNRRVALLSLPRDLVVEIPGYGYGRINSATVYGEMDPALGGAELARRTVTQLLGIPIDHVVWADFTGFMAAVDAIGGIEVELEQPIYDPTYPTMDYGLTTVYFPAGKQWLDGAQALMLSRTRHSDSAYAREARQQMIVLAIARRIREQDPVRQMELAAQVTTALRPHIRTDLSADELLGLAWSLRDVDLGSIERFALGPDGVYEGLNTDDPYALTPRPGAIAMLVQAFVNGK from the coding sequence ATGAACTGTAGTGAAGCGCGTGCGCTGCTTGCCGCCGGTATTCGTGCCGGTGTCGACTCCCCCCTGCAAGCCCAATTAGCACATCATCTCGCCGAATGTACGACCTGCCGCGAATACGCTGTTGCCGGTGATTTTGAGTTGCTCGCAACTCTGCTGGCGACACCGCTACCGGACCGAAAACCGGTCGGGCGCAAGCGTGGACGTGCTGTGCTGTGGGTAGTGGTGGCACTGCTGGTCGGCTGGCTTGGTTTTCAGACCGGGCGCGTGTTGGTGGCGGCGAGGACAATCATCCAGAATGTGGATGCTATGCAACTACCCTCATCAGTCGCCCAGGCATCGCCCATCCCGACCGCGGTCGTGCCAATTCAACCGGTCGTTGCGAGAGCTTCACCATTACCGGTACCAAGCCAGGTACCGTCGCTGATACCGACCCCGGTGGCTTCTTCATCACCGGTGACGGTGATCGGGGTGACAACGCTAGCCTCGGCCACACCGATCCCCTTGCCGGCGATAGATGGCCGCGTGCCTGTACCAACCCTGATACCGACGGTTGACGTGCGTCTACCGAACATCAATGCCATACACATTCTCTTGTTGGGCAGCGATCGGCGACCGGGTGAGAGTTGGGCAACGCGGTCAGATGCGATTATGCTAATACGGATCGAACCGACCAACCGGCGGGTGGCCCTGCTCTCACTACCGCGTGATCTGGTAGTGGAGATTCCCGGTTATGGGTATGGACGCATCAACAGTGCAACCGTCTATGGTGAGATGGATCCGGCGCTTGGTGGAGCAGAGCTAGCTCGTCGCACGGTAACGCAACTATTGGGCATACCGATTGATCACGTGGTCTGGGCTGATTTTACCGGTTTTATGGCAGCAGTTGACGCCATCGGCGGGATTGAGGTTGAGCTAGAACAACCCATTTACGATCCGACGTATCCGACGATGGATTACGGCTTGACCACGGTCTATTTTCCGGCAGGGAAGCAGTGGCTTGACGGTGCGCAAGCGTTAATGCTGAGCCGCACCCGCCACAGTGATAGTGCCTACGCCCGCGAAGCGCGGCAGCAGATGATCGTGTTGGCGATTGCCCGCCGGATCCGGGAACAAGACCCGGTGCGACAGATGGAGTTGGCGGCGCAAGTGACGACTGCGCTGCGCCCGCACATCCGCACCGATCTGAGTGCTGATGAACTATTGGGGTTGGCGTGGTCGTTACGCGATGTGGATTTGGGTTCAATCGAGCGGTTCGCACTTGGACCGGACGGTGTGTACGAAGGGCTGAATACCGATGATCCCTACGCCTTGACTCCTCGCCCCGGTGCAATTGCGATGTTGGTGCAGGCCTTTGTGAACGGGAAGTAG
- the apaG gene encoding Co2+/Mg2+ efflux protein ApaG, with amino-acid sequence MSMFTRRPFYYRLSEGMRISVRPHYVPGHSFPPLQRFVFAYDVRIENISRRTAQLMSRRWTIYDSIGEELEVVGDGVVGLQPILGPGDVHEYQSFSVLKSSRGWMEGEYYFRTTDNTYFTAFIPRFDLIADPEWISDEE; translated from the coding sequence ATGAGTATGTTTACCCGACGACCATTTTATTATCGCCTCAGCGAAGGTATGCGTATTAGCGTCCGCCCGCACTATGTGCCCGGTCATTCGTTTCCGCCCTTGCAGCGTTTTGTATTCGCCTACGATGTACGAATCGAAAACATTAGTCGGCGCACGGCTCAATTGATGAGTCGGCGCTGGACGATTTATGACTCGATTGGGGAAGAATTGGAAGTTGTCGGTGATGGTGTGGTTGGCTTACAGCCGATCCTCGGCCCCGGTGACGTGCATGAATACCAGAGTTTTTCCGTGCTGAAGTCATCGCGGGGTTGGATGGAAGGTGAATACTACTTCCGTACAACGGATAATACCTACTTTACCGCGTTCATCCCGCGTTTCGATCTGATCGCCGATCCAGAGTGGATTAGCGATGAGGAATGA
- a CDS encoding Rqc2 family fibronectin-binding protein, protein MVPSFTLTLWYPAGAIVDNPCGLRMYFDALTLAAVVDELRATILFGRIQRVLLLGPLTIGLEVYAHGQRRYVIASADAQTARIHLVSQRLTRGVDGETPFLLLMRKYILGGRIVNIEQPPYERVVLFSITKPAESRKRSHSSDPDEVILDELDDDETEETDEWLHCDLIVEPQDRRSNIILVDDNNLILDAIKRVTPRMSSRVIMPRRVYTLPPAPDKRDPLRANAAEIEAIMGVGDPVKALVNAYRGISPQVAREVLVRACGVLPTSGTGLPTYTIAARLREIVAVPPEPHLVNDETGPIAYAPYRPLHLPGAVPMASMSEALEVFYTARQQPLGRDRRRADLEAQLQASREQLLHQREQIVNELARVNELDRLRWEGEMIFAFLHQLPRGATELVVEGERIALDPNRSPVEQAQERFKAYEKAKSARAILPARLAETENRLAGLDQLLAMLAIADDATQIDLIAAEAEEAGYLRTSAVRRQRPRGRPLQVRSSDGLPIYIGRTARQNEEVTFRIARPTDLWLHARNIHGAHVIIRADHPPERTIAEAAALAAYYSQARDDTAVEVDICQRRAVRKIPGGPTGLVSYYPERTVRVKPERCGEVVQKS, encoded by the coding sequence ATGGTTCCATCGTTCACGCTCACCTTATGGTATCCTGCCGGTGCTATTGTCGATAATCCGTGTGGTTTGCGTATGTACTTCGATGCTCTTACCCTTGCCGCCGTTGTTGATGAGTTACGGGCAACAATTTTGTTTGGACGCATCCAGCGCGTTCTACTCCTTGGGCCGTTGACGATCGGCTTGGAGGTCTATGCTCACGGCCAACGTCGGTATGTGATCGCCTCCGCCGATGCGCAAACGGCGCGCATTCATTTGGTCAGTCAACGACTAACCCGTGGCGTTGATGGTGAAACGCCGTTTTTACTCCTTATGCGCAAATACATACTCGGTGGGCGAATCGTGAATATTGAGCAACCGCCCTACGAACGAGTCGTTTTGTTCAGTATAACGAAACCGGCGGAGTCGCGCAAACGCTCACATTCATCTGATCCTGATGAAGTGATCCTTGACGAACTGGATGATGATGAGACGGAGGAGACCGACGAGTGGTTGCACTGCGATCTCATTGTGGAGCCACAAGATCGGCGGAGCAACATCATACTGGTTGATGATAACAATCTGATCCTCGATGCGATCAAGCGGGTGACGCCGCGGATGAGTAGTCGGGTGATTATGCCACGTCGGGTCTATACGCTGCCGCCGGCGCCGGACAAGCGTGATCCGTTGCGGGCCAATGCAGCCGAGATTGAAGCGATTATGGGTGTCGGTGATCCGGTAAAAGCGCTCGTCAATGCTTACCGTGGCATCTCGCCACAGGTGGCGCGTGAGGTGTTAGTACGGGCCTGTGGCGTCCTGCCGACGAGTGGAACGGGCTTGCCGACATACACCATTGCGGCTCGGCTGCGTGAGATCGTTGCCGTCCCACCCGAACCACATCTGGTCAACGATGAGACCGGGCCGATTGCCTACGCACCCTACCGGCCACTTCACTTACCCGGTGCGGTGCCGATGGCGAGTATGAGTGAGGCGCTGGAAGTCTTCTACACCGCGCGCCAACAACCACTGGGGCGAGATCGGCGACGGGCCGATCTCGAGGCGCAGTTGCAGGCCAGTCGCGAGCAGCTTCTTCACCAACGGGAACAGATCGTCAATGAATTGGCGCGGGTCAACGAACTCGACCGTCTGCGGTGGGAAGGTGAGATGATCTTCGCTTTTCTTCACCAATTACCACGCGGTGCAACAGAATTGGTGGTAGAGGGTGAACGGATCGCCCTCGATCCAAACCGGTCGCCAGTTGAACAGGCACAAGAACGGTTTAAGGCGTATGAAAAAGCGAAGAGTGCTCGTGCCATCTTGCCGGCACGACTCGCCGAAACAGAGAACCGGCTGGCCGGTCTCGACCAATTGTTGGCGATGTTAGCCATTGCCGACGATGCTACCCAGATTGACCTGATCGCGGCTGAAGCGGAAGAAGCCGGGTATCTCCGCACATCGGCGGTGCGACGACAACGACCACGTGGCCGACCACTACAGGTACGTTCAAGCGACGGCTTACCGATCTACATTGGGCGAACAGCTCGCCAGAACGAAGAAGTCACCTTTCGTATCGCTCGTCCCACCGATCTCTGGCTCCACGCCCGCAACATCCACGGCGCCCACGTCATCATTCGTGCCGACCATCCGCCCGAACGAACGATTGCCGAGGCAGCAGCACTCGCAGCGTATTACAGTCAGGCGCGAGATGATACGGCGGTAGAAGTTGACATTTGCCAACGACGAGCCGTGCGCAAGATTCCCGGTGGACCAACCGGATTGGTCAGCTACTATCCCGAACGCACAGTACGGGTAAAGCCGGAGCGGTGTGGTGAAGTGGTACAAAAGTCGTAG
- a CDS encoding alpha/beta hydrolase family protein codes for MQLPNRLWWIGVLVAIIGLVAPVSAAPPRNNIINVDQFGDAKDLPPNLLSDEEIAKIDRLQNGASYPLAISEISPDDTTVLISSSEGFAFLDITTGDTVPIDTIAFDIFVPLPLLGFGSYSWQDENTLSVLAVNSFATGNEDALAKLFIDRFTGSISAFVVGIPDQNFGFVSVAPNLTSWLIVREPPSATEQAAVGVKPFTVRHTIALPTSVAARMNRTELPARVQRQVDRLRQRRPDLIARFLFQQPEDGSTVEVTREPYNLFLYDATTGEERYLTSIPYASTLLNDTWTSDSARLAISFFGVPDAEGRGFYSGSLFSEEIYRDLTGNLPPRQNPVIQNNNTYVIDFASGQTQVIRPDPSLGAPILEAHDWAPGGQSLLIKAHHPAYLKGRTHPVYYPRFASRTSFRFYDRDETGQFRWTKTFEHPMLSGGDVAFAFSIADFVSPDEIIIRGVVGSNRHPYYYNRVSGELRNLADRAGSYYNVYATSSSTRQIIFTYTSYTDPPDIFRLHWDGTALYRLTWQNEELRREANLRQDPVTFTLRNGQVRVGTLIQAADAPFPPKNVPLIVWQEGGPNVPMVNQWMANVENPYALLPSFGFALLITPVAGRHGYTPAVYTSLVDNSNFGQIDIDEQAEIVQQAIARGWTAKGKVGITGCSYGGYFVLQSIVRYPDLYTAANPQCGFIDVITEWTQGATVLSPYLEGLPPYKALNEYVKDSPSYGADKVKAAVLTFHGTDDFLPIVQNENFHLQLVNRGVPARMVRFVLEGHGLGLQENQLYAAQEQISWFRTYLK; via the coding sequence ATGCAACTGCCCAACCGACTCTGGTGGATCGGCGTCTTGGTCGCAATCATTGGTCTTGTTGCTCCCGTCTCGGCAGCCCCGCCGCGCAACAACATTATCAATGTCGATCAGTTCGGTGATGCAAAGGACTTGCCGCCTAATCTCCTCAGTGATGAGGAAATTGCAAAGATAGATCGTTTGCAAAATGGCGCCTCGTACCCTCTTGCCATCAGCGAGATTAGCCCAGACGATACTACAGTATTGATCAGCTCAAGCGAAGGTTTCGCGTTCCTCGACATCACTACCGGTGATACGGTACCGATTGACACAATAGCGTTCGATATTTTTGTGCCGCTTCCTCTCCTCGGTTTTGGTAGCTATAGCTGGCAAGACGAAAACACCCTTAGCGTACTCGCCGTGAACTCCTTCGCGACCGGTAACGAGGACGCACTCGCTAAGCTCTTCATTGACCGCTTTACCGGTTCGATCAGTGCGTTTGTGGTTGGTATTCCCGATCAAAACTTTGGCTTCGTCTCGGTGGCCCCCAATCTCACCAGTTGGCTGATCGTGCGCGAACCACCGAGTGCCACTGAGCAGGCTGCGGTAGGTGTGAAACCGTTTACTGTTCGCCACACCATTGCCTTACCCACTTCGGTGGCAGCCCGGATGAATCGGACCGAATTGCCGGCCCGCGTCCAGCGCCAGGTTGACCGACTGCGCCAACGCCGACCCGATCTCATCGCCCGTTTCCTTTTCCAACAACCAGAGGACGGTAGCACGGTTGAAGTAACTCGTGAACCGTATAATCTCTTTTTGTACGATGCAACGACCGGTGAAGAACGCTACCTGACCAGTATTCCATACGCTTCAACCTTGCTCAACGATACGTGGACGAGTGACTCTGCGCGGTTAGCCATCTCGTTCTTCGGTGTCCCTGATGCCGAAGGTCGCGGTTTCTACAGCGGCTCCCTCTTCTCTGAAGAGATTTACCGCGATTTGACCGGTAATCTACCACCGCGCCAGAATCCGGTCATTCAAAACAACAATACGTATGTGATCGATTTTGCCAGCGGTCAAACCCAAGTCATTCGCCCTGATCCGAGCCTTGGCGCGCCAATCCTCGAAGCCCACGATTGGGCACCCGGCGGCCAATCACTATTGATCAAAGCCCATCACCCCGCCTATCTCAAAGGTCGTACCCATCCGGTCTACTACCCGCGCTTCGCTTCGCGGACCAGCTTCCGCTTCTACGACCGCGATGAGACCGGTCAATTTCGCTGGACAAAAACCTTCGAGCATCCGATGTTGTCGGGTGGTGATGTGGCATTTGCCTTCAGCATCGCCGATTTTGTTAGCCCCGATGAAATAATTATTCGCGGTGTGGTAGGGAGCAATCGCCATCCCTACTATTACAACCGTGTGTCAGGTGAGTTGCGCAATCTGGCCGACCGCGCTGGCTCCTACTACAACGTGTATGCGACGAGTAGCAGTACCCGTCAGATTATCTTTACCTACACCTCATATACCGATCCACCCGATATCTTCCGCCTCCACTGGGATGGCACTGCATTGTACCGGCTCACATGGCAGAATGAAGAACTCCGTCGCGAGGCTAATCTGCGCCAAGACCCGGTGACGTTTACCCTGCGAAATGGTCAGGTGCGGGTTGGTACCTTGATCCAAGCCGCCGATGCACCGTTCCCGCCCAAGAATGTGCCGCTAATTGTGTGGCAAGAGGGTGGACCGAACGTGCCGATGGTTAATCAGTGGATGGCCAATGTTGAGAATCCATATGCTCTCCTGCCCTCGTTTGGCTTTGCTCTCTTGATTACACCGGTTGCCGGTCGTCACGGGTATACACCGGCGGTGTACACTTCACTGGTCGATAACAGTAACTTTGGTCAGATCGACATCGATGAACAGGCAGAAATTGTCCAACAGGCGATTGCTCGTGGCTGGACGGCAAAGGGGAAAGTGGGGATTACCGGCTGCTCGTATGGCGGCTATTTCGTCCTCCAGAGTATTGTCCGCTATCCCGACCTCTATACAGCGGCCAATCCACAATGTGGGTTTATCGATGTAATTACCGAATGGACACAGGGTGCAACGGTTTTATCGCCGTATCTGGAAGGGTTGCCTCCTTATAAGGCACTGAATGAATACGTCAAGGACTCGCCGAGCTATGGCGCCGATAAGGTTAAGGCTGCGGTACTCACGTTCCATGGCACCGATGACTTCTTACCCATTGTGCAGAATGAAAACTTCCACCTGCAACTGGTCAACCGTGGTGTGCCGGCCCGCATGGTACGGTTCGTCCTTGAGGGGCATGGGCTGGGTTTGCAAGAGAACCAGCTCTATGCTGCGCAAGAGCAGATTAGTTGGTTCCGCACGTATCTGAAGTAG
- a CDS encoding ferredoxin: MPYVITEPCIGTKDASCVAVCPVDCIYEGDDQYYINPDECIDCGACEPECPVEAIFADDAVPEQWKSYIEKNRKFFGA, from the coding sequence GTGCCATACGTCATTACTGAACCGTGTATCGGTACCAAAGACGCCTCGTGCGTTGCCGTATGTCCGGTCGATTGCATTTACGAGGGTGACGATCAATACTACATCAACCCTGATGAGTGCATCGACTGCGGCGCGTGTGAGCCGGAATGCCCGGTCGAGGCCATTTTTGCCGATGACGCGGTGCCGGAGCAGTGGAAGAGCTACATCGAGAAGAACCGTAAGTTTTTTGGGGCGTAG
- a CDS encoding [LysW]-aminoadipate kinase produces MLVVKVGGSAGNDYDALCDDIATRWQAGEHLILVHGGSDQTNRLAEALGHPPRFVTSPGGHTSRYTDRRTLEIFLMATAGLVNKQLVERLQMRGVMALGLSGLDGRLLEGKRKSTIRVIEQGRQMILRDDWTGTIERVNTSLLRMFLDAGYLPVVAPIACSTAGEAVNVDGDRAAAAIAAAFGAQTLLLLSNVPGLLRHFPDEASLINHIPRAEVEAYMEYAAGRMKKKLLGAQEALAGGVQRVILADARIPACISHALAGGGTHIA; encoded by the coding sequence ATGCTGGTAGTAAAAGTGGGTGGCAGCGCCGGCAACGACTACGATGCCCTATGCGACGACATCGCTACTCGTTGGCAAGCCGGCGAGCACCTCATACTCGTCCATGGCGGATCGGATCAGACCAATCGTCTCGCTGAGGCGCTCGGTCATCCACCCCGTTTCGTCACGTCGCCGGGCGGCCATACCAGCCGCTATACCGACCGACGCACGCTCGAAATCTTTCTGATGGCGACTGCCGGCTTAGTCAATAAGCAACTGGTGGAACGCTTACAGATGCGTGGGGTGATGGCATTGGGGTTGAGTGGTCTCGATGGCCGGCTATTGGAAGGTAAACGAAAATCGACGATCAGAGTGATTGAGCAGGGTCGCCAGATGATTTTACGCGACGACTGGACCGGTACCATCGAGCGGGTCAACACTTCGCTCTTGCGGATGTTCCTTGACGCGGGCTACCTGCCGGTGGTGGCCCCGATTGCATGTTCGACTGCCGGTGAAGCGGTGAATGTTGATGGCGACCGCGCTGCTGCCGCTATCGCTGCTGCGTTCGGTGCGCAGACGCTGCTCTTGCTCTCGAATGTGCCGGGTCTTTTGCGTCATTTTCCCGATGAAGCATCGCTGATTAACCACATCCCTCGCGCCGAGGTAGAGGCATATATGGAATACGCTGCCGGTCGAATGAAGAAGAAACTACTTGGCGCCCAAGAGGCGTTAGCCGGCGGTGTCCAGCGTGTTATCCTCGCCGATGCTCGCATTCCGGCGTGCATTAGCCACGCACTGGCCGGTGGTGGAACGCATATTGCGTAA
- a CDS encoding C25 family cysteine peptidase, translated as MRRFLLYWLTLAAILTGAAPITSAQPSVQLTFHPSANGIEVVWVGSEQSTPQRFWLYLSADTSATPILRSVTDQPLREPLPSPALPVQTFAGETYPPLPQFLPTVPQSPLRLVSEGYQRGVRIALYEIAPRYLADTGPRQALRLTAFIAGASLTPPTTRPSPQLAGVPSPDPLAARQAWTIDVAKEGIQQLDAAVLRDLGLDVQSIPLNRLRLQRNGQVFPLEPVISGSTITALRFYAPPPGDRWSATDRYWLTVETESTTLMSARAAQIQTGDQPAAISISGVWPSDSPTIYESTLPGFDGDHFFSRQIDAAAGSPISTTVTFATALPLAPTDSMSLTFELATLVKHNGNHRLRISTATGWETTVTWNGAGSHRATVSLPSPTRELTLTLDPITGIDRIYLDRIFFIAPAQADFSSTGAIFNGQAGRFAYPITGVSTGTAVYDITDPMQPVRLTFSSSSFADDSPTPRRYLVTGTTTLHAPTIARHQPIDLATPRAARAIYIAPRAFLSELDPLLAHRQEQGWSPIAIAVEDIYAGWSGGEPEPYAIRQFLRYAATTWSTRPEAVILIGDGTSDPRNYLGRGWPNFIPPYLATVDPWLGETACETCFAQLDGDDPTGESFFQPDLWIGRLPVKSVTELRDLVNKLLIYEQSRGVWQRHAVYLADNPDTSGDFAALLDEAVAYQPLHTSFSRVYYDPTGSAGRITDAVLAREQAFTAFNQGAGLLVYAGHGLQFQWAFTQIGISDPFLLNVDNATDLRNAPAFPVVLSMTCLTGAFQHPSFRGTTIDEALVLNPLGGAIATWSSSGFGVAYGHRQLLLGFVAELWSAPSPPLLGQLVAAGVTNLAMSGEAPESLRTFLLLGDPLTPVVARPLYRIDVPLVQR; from the coding sequence ATGCGACGTTTTCTGCTCTACTGGCTCACCCTTGCCGCCATACTCACCGGAGCTGCGCCGATCACTTCGGCGCAGCCTTCAGTACAGCTTACCTTCCATCCCTCTGCCAACGGGATTGAAGTCGTCTGGGTTGGTTCCGAACAGTCCACTCCACAACGTTTCTGGTTGTACCTATCAGCCGATACATCGGCGACACCTATCCTGCGTTCTGTGACCGATCAACCGTTGCGCGAACCGTTACCTTCACCCGCCCTACCGGTGCAAACGTTCGCCGGTGAGACCTACCCACCCTTGCCCCAATTCTTGCCTACAGTACCCCAATCACCATTACGTCTGGTGAGCGAAGGATACCAGCGCGGAGTACGGATAGCCCTTTACGAGATTGCTCCCCGTTATCTTGCCGATACCGGGCCGCGTCAAGCACTGCGATTGACAGCATTTATTGCCGGTGCATCACTGACACCGCCAACGACCAGGCCATCGCCACAACTTGCCGGTGTGCCATCTCCTGATCCGCTCGCCGCTCGTCAGGCATGGACGATTGATGTGGCTAAGGAGGGTATCCAACAGCTCGACGCGGCTGTGTTACGCGACCTTGGGTTGGACGTTCAGAGCATTCCCCTCAACCGATTGCGACTTCAGCGTAATGGGCAGGTCTTCCCACTAGAACCTGTTATCAGTGGCTCCACGATCACCGCTCTTCGTTTCTACGCACCACCACCGGGTGATCGCTGGTCGGCTACCGATCGCTATTGGCTGACCGTGGAAACGGAGTCAACTACTCTTATGTCCGCCCGCGCTGCCCAAATCCAAACCGGAGATCAACCGGCTGCTATCAGCATCAGTGGTGTTTGGCCGTCAGATTCTCCAACTATCTATGAGTCGACATTACCCGGGTTCGATGGCGATCACTTTTTTAGCCGTCAGATCGACGCTGCTGCAGGTTCGCCGATCAGCACTACAGTGACGTTCGCAACTGCCCTACCGTTGGCGCCCACCGACTCAATGAGCCTTACCTTTGAGTTGGCAACGCTGGTGAAACATAACGGTAATCACCGATTACGCATCTCTACCGCGACAGGGTGGGAGACGACGGTGACATGGAACGGCGCTGGCTCGCATCGCGCAACGGTGTCCTTACCGAGTCCAACCCGCGAACTCACTTTGACCCTCGATCCTATCACCGGCATTGACCGCATATATCTCGACCGCATCTTCTTCATCGCTCCGGCTCAAGCCGATTTTTCATCGACCGGAGCCATTTTCAACGGCCAGGCCGGTCGCTTCGCTTACCCAATCACCGGTGTCTCTACCGGCACTGCTGTCTACGATATTACCGATCCGATGCAACCGGTGCGCTTGACGTTTAGCAGCAGCTCATTCGCCGATGATTCGCCTACACCGCGTCGCTATCTGGTCACAGGCACAACGACGCTGCACGCACCAACGATTGCGCGTCATCAACCGATCGATCTGGCGACACCACGCGCTGCCCGTGCCATTTATATCGCACCGCGCGCGTTCCTGAGTGAACTCGATCCGTTACTTGCTCACCGACAGGAACAGGGTTGGTCGCCGATTGCCATCGCCGTTGAAGATATTTACGCCGGTTGGAGTGGGGGTGAACCAGAACCGTATGCCATTCGTCAGTTTTTGCGCTATGCTGCCACAACCTGGTCAACACGACCTGAGGCTGTTATTTTAATCGGCGATGGGACATCTGACCCACGTAATTATCTTGGTCGTGGTTGGCCCAATTTCATTCCACCCTACTTAGCTACGGTCGACCCGTGGCTCGGTGAGACGGCATGCGAGACCTGTTTTGCCCAGCTCGACGGTGATGACCCTACCGGCGAGAGCTTCTTTCAGCCTGATCTCTGGATCGGACGCCTACCGGTCAAATCGGTCACCGAATTGCGCGATCTGGTGAACAAACTACTTATCTATGAACAGAGCCGTGGGGTTTGGCAACGTCACGCCGTGTATCTGGCCGATAATCCTGATACAAGCGGCGATTTTGCCGCGTTGCTTGATGAAGCTGTCGCTTATCAGCCATTACACACCAGTTTTAGCCGCGTCTACTACGACCCAACCGGCTCGGCGGGTCGTATTACCGATGCCGTGCTCGCGCGTGAGCAGGCCTTTACTGCTTTTAATCAAGGAGCCGGCTTACTGGTCTATGCCGGTCACGGGCTACAATTTCAGTGGGCTTTCACCCAAATCGGCATATCCGATCCATTTCTGCTTAACGTCGATAATGCTACCGATCTGCGGAATGCACCGGCGTTTCCGGTCGTACTTAGCATGACGTGTCTTACCGGTGCGTTTCAACATCCGTCGTTCCGTGGCACGACAATCGATGAAGCACTCGTGTTGAACCCGCTTGGTGGTGCTATCGCGACGTGGAGTTCCAGTGGGTTTGGCGTCGCCTACGGTCATCGCCAACTTTTGCTCGGTTTTGTTGCCGAACTGTGGAGCGCACCATCGCCGCCTCTCCTTGGTCAATTAGTCGCTGCCGGCGTTACCAATTTAGCAATGAGCGGTGAAGCACCTGAAAGCCTACGCACGTTTCTGTTGCTTGGCGACCCGCTTACTCCGGTAGTAGCCCGTCCTCTCTACCGTATCGACGTTCCGCTCGTGCAACGGTAG